TAAGAATGACCTTTTCCGGAGAATATGAAATCAAATATTGCGGATTAACCGGGATCTTACCACCGCCCCCCGGCGCATCCACAACAAACTGTGGAATAGCTAGACCCGAGGTATGTCCCCGCAGCATTTCTATGATTTCTATCCCCACGGAAACCGAAGTTCTGAAATGCTCTATTCCTTCTGAAAGGTCACACTGATAAAGGTAATATGGTCTGATTCTGGATCTAACCAGGTTTTGCACCAAATCGCGCATAATATAGGGGCAATCATTAATACCTTTTAAAAGCACTGACTGGTTGCCAAGAGGTATTCCGGCATCAGCCAATTTTCCGCATGCTTCCCTGGCCTCAGCTGTCAGTTCTTTGGGGTGGTTAAAGTGCGTATTCAGCCAAATAGGATGGTATTTTTTCAGCATTGTGCAGAGCTTATCAGTGATTCTCTGAGGCATGACGACAGGTGTTCTAGTACCTATACGAATTATCTCCACATGTTTAATTTCCCGAATTGATTTTATAATAGCTTCCAGCTTGTCATCAGCGAGACACAATGGATCCCCGCCCGACAAAAGCACATCCCTGACTTCTTTATGCGCTTTAATATAATTGATTGCCCGTTTGATATTATCCAGGGAAAGCGCCTTATCCTCCTGATCGGCAAATCGTCTTCTGGTACAGTGACGACAGTACATTGAACACTGATCAGTAATAAGCAACAGTACGCGATCGGGATATCTGTGAGTAAGGCCGGGAACCGGCGCGTCGGCTGTTTCATGCAGCGGATCACTACTGTCAAATTTGGAGATTTTGGTTTCATGAATCGTTGGAATAGCTTGTCTTCTTGCCGGGCAATGTTCGTCATTTGGATCCATAAGTGTAGAATAGTAGGGCGTTATTGCCATACGTAATTTTTTTAGACTTACCGCCACTCCCTGACGCTCATCTTGGGTAAGGTTGACTACTTGTTCCAATTGATCAATCCTTGTAATTCTGCTGGAAATCTGCCACTTCCAGTCCTGCCATTGTTCTTCCGTTACATTTTTATACAAGGGTATATCCCTAAAATTTCTTTGCATATTATTTAATTCCCCCTTCAGATTCTCATTGAAGATTGTCATCCTCAATATTTGTGGTATATAAAACAAAAAGCTACAGAGAAGTATCTGCAGCGTATGCCAAAATATATACCTTAACTAAAGGTGTAATTAAGCATATCAATCACCTTCTCTTCCAACGCTTACGAGATTAGCTGACGGATTCGGGTCGAAAGAGCTTAACCCTACCAAAGCAACCGCTTTGAATTCACCCCTATTGTTTGGGTCTCCCGTTCCTAACGGATTCAGCGTATAAATATATTCAGTTGTTGTTGTCTTAAAAAGAATAAATA
This genomic stretch from Dehalobacter restrictus DSM 9455 harbors:
- the ablA gene encoding lysine 2,3-aminomutase, coding for MQRNFRDIPLYKNVTEEQWQDWKWQISSRITRIDQLEQVVNLTQDERQGVAVSLKKLRMAITPYYSTLMDPNDEHCPARRQAIPTIHETKISKFDSSDPLHETADAPVPGLTHRYPDRVLLLITDQCSMYCRHCTRRRFADQEDKALSLDNIKRAINYIKAHKEVRDVLLSGGDPLCLADDKLEAIIKSIREIKHVEIIRIGTRTPVVMPQRITDKLCTMLKKYHPIWLNTHFNHPKELTAEAREACGKLADAGIPLGNQSVLLKGINDCPYIMRDLVQNLVRSRIRPYYLYQCDLSEGIEHFRTSVSVGIEIIEMLRGHTSGLAIPQFVVDAPGGGGKIPVNPQYLISYSPEKVILRNFEGVICTYTEPEDKTHQCQKCGTCGKFKNKEYRGLEKLYRGEQVCLIPSTNVRLNKREGFHEYRSR